The following proteins are co-located in the Dromiciops gliroides isolate mDroGli1 chromosome 2, mDroGli1.pri, whole genome shotgun sequence genome:
- the LOC122738775 gene encoding 40S ribosomal protein S15: protein MAEVEQKKKRTFRKFTYRGVDLDQLLDMSYEQLMQLYSARQRRRLNRGLRRKQHSLLKRLRKAKKEAPPMEKPEVVKTHLRDMIILPEMVGSMVGVYNGKTFNQVEIKPEMIGHYLGEFSITYKPVKHGRPGIGATHSSRFIPLK from the coding sequence ATGGCGGAAGTGGAGCAGAAGAAGAAGCGAACCTTCCGGAAGTTCACGTACCGTGGCGTGGACCTGGATCAGCTCCTGGACATGTCCTATGAACAGCTCATGCAGTTGTACAGCGCCCGGCAGCGGCGGAGACTCAACCGGGGTCTGCGGCGCAAGCAGCATTCCCTCCTTAAGCGCCTGAGGAAGGCCAAGAAGGAGGCACCCCCCATGGAAAAGCCAGAGGTCGTGAAGACTCACCTTCGAGACATGATCATCCTGCCAGAGATGGTGGGCAGTATGGTGGGCGTCTACAACGGCAAGACCTTCAATCAGGTTGAAATTAAGCCCGAGATGATTGGACACTACCTGGGCGAATTCTCTATCACCTACAAGCCTGTGAAACATGGCCGGCCGGGTATTGGAGCCACCCACTCTTCTCGTTTCATCCCTCTCAAGTAA